In Acanthopagrus latus isolate v.2019 chromosome 17, fAcaLat1.1, whole genome shotgun sequence, the following are encoded in one genomic region:
- the LOC119006553 gene encoding gastrula zinc finger protein XlCGF57.1 produces the protein MKMKSAKKKSSRKQTKTEEKEQDHMIIVKTESEHEGGIHMNGDGLDIQIKEEPCSHEISEEHNGDSSSCSDTKPDTVTLTSDIHDEQAHIKEECDSDHQPEYEFTEAAVKEEPEPWIKEEEGDSEEEAEENEEAEGNEGVCTESSSEFFPCPHCNVSFTDLEFLEKHVKWVHQKQYLAKLKKCLSNSTLNLIPKHTCTVCSSTFKSKVYLRLHVREAHPSAPPRRLHPCPTCARSFQYLKNLKNHCQRWHNMSVVTRGGHLSCADCGKSFKATWGQGPHLCHEPDNTEPEDKPICLDTGVQCPECGKKLCTPQSLEDHMRTHTGDRPFVCRDCGRRFVERSGWRQHMKIHTGEKPHKCQVCGKAFIRAHHLRSHLTTHSGKKEFSCSECGKEFGFKSSLKLHLRTHSSERPFHCNVCGKNFNTQRNLRVHSKTHTKEKAHQCGDCGLKIGDLGSLKIHLRTHTGERPYHCTVCGNRFIRLSHLRNHQRTHTGERPYKCNECDKSFTQSGDLVKHKRIHSGEKPFECPECHRCYTSSGDLGKHRRSHTNLRPYTCQECGKSFRLSGHLKTHMLTHTGEKPYSCPNCLRRFARSHHLSGHVAKCR, from the exons ATGAAGATGAAATCTGCCAAGAAGAAGTCTTCgcgaaaacaaacaaagacagaagagaaagagcaaGATCATATGATCATAGTTAAGACTGAGTCTGAACATGAGGGCGGCATTCACATGAATGGAGACGGTCTTGACATCCAAATCAAGGAGGAACCATGTTCACATGAGATAAGTGAAGAGCACAATGGAGACTCGTCAAGCTGCTCAGACACTAAACCTGACACTGTGACACTCACGTCAGATATTCATGATGAGCAGGCACACATAAAGGAGGAGTGTGACTCTGACCATCAGCCAGAATATGAattcactgaagctgctgtcaagGAGGAGCCAGAGCCATGgattaaagaggaggagggagacagtgaAGAGGAGGCCGAGGAGAAcgaggaggcagaggggaacGAGGGGGTCTGCACAG AGTCATCGTCTGAGTTCTTCCCATGTCCTCACTGCAATGTCTCCTTTACTGACTTGGAGTTCTTGGAGAAGCACGTCAAGTGGGTCCATCAGAAACAGTATCTTGCCAAGTTGAAAAAATGTCTCTCAAACAGCACACTAAACCTCATCCCTAAACACACCTGcactgtctgcagcagcaccttTAAGTCCAAAGTATACCTGAGGCTCCATGTACGTGAAGCCCATCCTTCAGCCCCTCCACGCCGTCTCCACCCCTGCCCCACCTGCGCACGTAGTTTTCAGTACCTGAAGAATCTGAAGAATCACTGTCAGCGATGGCACAACATGTCTGTGGTAACCAGAGGGGGGCACCTCAGCTGCGCCGACTGCGGGAAGAGTTTCAAAGCTACCTGGGGACAAGGTCCTCATTTGTGTCATGAACCGGATAACACAGAACCTGAGGATAAGCCAATCTGTCTGGACACGGGTGTACAGTGTCCAGAATGTGGTAAGAAACTATGCACACCTCAAAGCCTGGAGGATCACATGCGCACCCACACAGGTGATCGTCCGTTTGTCTGCAGGGATTGTGGCAGGAGGTTCGTGGAGCGCAGCGGTTGGCGgcaacacatgaaaatacacacaggGGAGAAGCCACACAAATGTCAGGTGTGTGGGAAGGCCTTTATAAGAGCACACCACCTCAGGAGCCACTTAACCACACACTCTGGCAAGAAGGAATTTTCTTGCTCTGAATGCGGAAAGGAGTTTGGATTCAAATCAAGTCTGAAACTGCATCTGAGGACGCATTCCAGTGAGAGACCCTTCCACTGCAATGTGTGCGGGAAGAACTTTAACACTCAGAGAAACCTGAGGGTTCACTCCAAAACTCACACCAAAGAGAAAGCTCACCAGTGCGGGGACTGTGGGCTGAAGATTGGAGACCTTGGGTCTTTGAAAATACACCTGCGGACACACACCGGAGAAAGGCCTTACCACTGCACAGTCTGCGGCAATCGGTTCATTCGGCTTTCACATCTGCGAAACCACCAACGCACCCACACTGGTGAGAGACCCTACAAATGCAATGAATGCGACAAGAGTTTCACCCAGTCTGGCGACCTGGTGAAGCATAAGAGAATACACTCCGGAGAAAAGCCCTTTGAATGTCCAGAGTGCCATCGATGCTACACCTCCTCTGGTGATCTAGGTAAACACAGAAGGAGTCACACTAACCTGCGTCCCTACACGTGTCAAGAATGTGGTAAAAGCTTTCGCTTGTCAGGCCACCTGAAAACTCATATGTTAAcgcacacaggtgagaagccatATTCCTGCCCCAACTGTTTACGTAGGTTTGCTCGATCTCACCATCTTTCTGGACACGTGGCTAAATGTCGCTAA